TTCgggttacttttattttttctctgaaactttttcttatttgatTGGTTTCAGCAAGCAAGTcctaataacaaaatataattttaccttttaacgttacatacttttttaagattttaacttCATGCTTTATAATCCAAAATCTTCTTAACTATTGTTTCggtttatttttatctttaactcCAGTTGGTgcgcttttttaacttttatcttctttatatctaattactCTCGTAACAATTTtgtagttttcttttatttataatttgctttgagtaattttaatttatccatAGGTTTTTAATTgccattttgtaaaaataatcaatatctAATTATTAGATTTCTCAAAAATGTGTCATTATATATAAtgacattttcttttaaatacctAATATAAAGATTACTTGGTTTACTATTGTTAAAGGAATGGTggatttcaagttttatatataaaatgatttgatacaaaaaataatgttgtaattatttcattaattaaatatactttCATATAATAAACGACGAGCGAAACATttgtaaataactaaaaaaagactttaatttaaatatgaatgAACACAATGTTGCATGTAGTTTTATGTATACCTTTAAACTTTTCTCTTCAGGGTAAAATGCTTTATTATGTACTATTGACATTACTTATTACTGGATGTAGATGCAACCTTATCGTTGAGATTGATAGCATCAACGGGAATGATAGCATTGCTTGTACTAATGGTACAACAAAATCACCTTGCAAAAGCTTAAACTacgtttttgaaaatattaaaaatatgagcTATTCaacattaaagattttaaaaggaGAGCATATACTTTTTACAGAGATTCGGGTAAATGGTATTTTTTCAATGGAAATTGTTTCTTTTGGCAACGCTTTGCTCAAATGCGTTAATTCATCTGGACTAACATTTATTTCTTCAAGTAATGTTACTGTACGGGGAGTTACACTTAAACATTGCGGTGCAAAACATAACAAGattgaatacaaaaacaaaGGAAACTTTTATCATTCTTTCATGAGCACagcaatttgttttattaaatgcaaaGATGTTGTTATAGATAATGTTGTTTTCCAAGAAAATGAAGGTGTTGCTCTTGCTTTCTTTAATGTTGGCAATACCGTGCAAATTTaccaatcattttttatttctaatgtgaattatttaacaaaagaaaatatatcaGTGGGTGGTGGGGTGTATGTGGAAATATCCAATTACAcaagtttaaattcatttattaatacagaTACTAAATaccttattaaaaaatgtaatttttcaaacaatttcttAGTCAGTGGATTAAAACAAACAGATATGTCCACCAaagtccaaaaaaatatatatgctagAGGCGCTGGTCTCTCAATTGTGTTAAAAGAAGATgcaagaagaatttttttaaacattattgattgtttatttattaacaacactGCTGTTTGGGGAGGaggtatgtttttatatttagcaGAAAAATCCGAAAACAACTCACTGTTATTAATTGGCTGCttatttgaagcaaatataGCCGTTTTAGCAGGTGGCGGTATTCGTATTTATGAGGAatctaaacaaataacattGTTGAAAGAAAATAGCATTAAACTAGAAAAcatattgttcaaaaaaaactcAGCCATATGGGGAGGAGGAGTCTCCATAAAAGGTGCAACACAAAATAAGTATGAGAGTTTGACAACTAATACCATATTTGAAAGATGTGTTTTTGATGAAAACTATGGCACTGTAGGTTTTGCAATTGGCCTTCACAcacgaaattttaaaacaaagatatttGATAGAGGAGTTTCATATCGGGTTATTATGAATAAttgcttatttaataaaaatcaaatgacTTTATCTGAAGATAAAAAAGTCAGAGGTCAAGGTTGTATTTACTTCAAAGAAGCATTTCTAGTGCTTACTGGAAACAATAGTTTTACATGTAACCAAGGAACAGCTGTTGTGTTGGAATCTGCATCTTTAACCTTTGGAAGCTCTAGTTattctttatttcaaaataatacgGGAACAGAAGGAGGTGCAATTGCTTTGTATGGAACGTCATGGTTAGAACTAGAAAAAAAGTGTAGCCTATTGTTTGAACGAAATTCGGCATTGCGAAGAGGAGGTGCATTATTTGTTAAACATGCTGGTCCTCCTCGAGTTGGCTTTCAAAATACAGAATTACAATCTTCTCCATGTTTTATACGCTACAATGATATGAATACTTTTGAATGGCCTGTTAATATAACTTTTCGTGAAAACTATGCTCCACCAAGTTCAGGGAAATCTATATACGCTTCAACATTACAGTATTGTCGCTCCGATGGCGAGAGTCGCATGAACTCAACAGCTCTAGCTTGGCCTTTTATAAAATACGAGAGTGTCGGAACAGATCCAGAAATTGTAACAAGTCCCATAGaactaaactttaataaagaacaaTGGAACGTTTCACcatttttctcattttcaaCAGATGTCCACCAATTAGATGAACGCGGACAAAGTGTTTATGGTTCagtaaaaatagatataaatagcGAAAATAAA
This portion of the Hydra vulgaris chromosome 13, alternate assembly HydraT2T_AEP genome encodes:
- the LOC136089367 gene encoding uncharacterized protein LOC136089367; amino-acid sequence: MHNKTFSIKKKSFQKAKETIYITDRGSKCMWMTRDSTILSKSTYVAVSRCKGKMLYYVLLTLLITGCRCNLIVEIDSINGNDSIACTNGTTKSPCKSLNYVFENIKNMSYSTLKILKGEHILFTEIRVNGIFSMEIVSFGNALLKCVNSSGLTFISSSNVTVRGVTLKHCGAKHNKIEYKNKGNFYHSFMSTAICFIKCKDVVIDNVVFQENEGVALAFFNVGNTVQIYQSFFISNVNYLTKENISVGGGVYVEISNYTSLNSFINTDTKYLIKKCNFSNNFLVSGLKQTDMSTKVQKNIYARGAGLSIVLKEDARRIFLNIIDCLFINNTAVWGGGMFLYLAEKSENNSLLLIGCLFEANIAVLAGGGIRIYEESKQITLLKENSIKLENILFKKNSAIWGGGVSIKGATQNKYESLTTNTIFERCVFDENYGTVGFAIGLHTRNFKTKIFDRGVSYRVIMNNCLFNKNQMTLSEDKKVRGQGCIYFKEAFLVLTGNNSFTCNQGTAVVLESASLTFGSSSYSLFQNNTGTEGGAIALYGTSWLELEKKCSLLFERNSALRRGGALFVKHAGPPRVGFQNTELQSSPCFIRYNDMNTFEWPVNITFRENYAPPSSGKSIYASTLQYCRSDGESRMNSTALAWPFIKYESVGTDPEIVTSPIELNFNKEQWNVSPFFSFSTDVHQLDERGQSVYGSVKIDINSENKSVTLDPPNYDFIVRDKISKLKILGKTLSKFSVTLITNNDQLVVSPTYNVSLSSCLPGFRLKGNKCVCMDAEVGDVVHCLENGTVYVLRGRWGYVNSKTSLLETVVCPQSYCKCHIGIEEYLCQFNVKEQCSKNRRGRLCSQCAEGYSVAFFNEDCKICTTNWWFVLFLGIAIVVSFFLILALSLIDVDEFFGYFNVFFYWYQMIDLIIPVNVQLTRCSLFIIGIFSLNGTGGNTGICLFNGLNNLCKIFLNYVPTGIFLITAFALPFDWLPKCFCCNMYENLLDEETHKMRKTSRGKIISFVIVVTFSQIIIVSIRLLHFVEIDGQYYLYKAAFARFCQYPHIFFALFAVFLLAAMFVFTLLLVIGPKNILLTKFNIVGNFYFKYLAPVFDALKSCFDKFELIGNDNSKKEEETRESSKTQRGFAIFYFILRVLMIIFSVIAPNEIIKLSLFLLVSVISLAVFASFQPYRERCFNIWNTLALTFMCIATLISLVLSVPFSASQTLLYIIKILFEIIIWLPFVTLITRIGWTWPKLLDKRFSKSSSLKEENDKTSVCGVPIRASEHISNENIIENQV